One genomic window of Cyanobacteriota bacterium includes the following:
- the infC gene encoding translation initiation factor IF-3, with the protein MADKGEYRGKRPRIYIPLNENIRAKRLRVIDELGENLGELSKEEALEKARAVDLDLFVVSDKTDVPIAKIADYGKYKFEQNKREKGQKKKQTGGDSKEIKMRYNIDIGDYNTRVSHARNFLEKQKRVKLNITLRGREIQHSSLAKALADRFLEDLMEVGTADGVPDKMTGRSIIVYIIPTPDKVRIKKRDALLAKKEMGEEQDVENHAELQNS; encoded by the coding sequence ATGGCAGACAAAGGTGAATACCGCGGCAAAAGGCCGAGAATATATATTCCATTAAACGAGAATATAAGAGCGAAAAGATTAAGAGTAATCGATGAACTAGGTGAGAACCTAGGAGAGTTATCAAAGGAAGAAGCTTTAGAAAAAGCAAGAGCTGTTGACTTAGATTTGTTTGTAGTATCTGACAAAACCGATGTGCCAATCGCCAAGATTGCAGATTACGGAAAGTATAAGTTCGAGCAAAATAAACGTGAGAAAGGCCAGAAGAAAAAACAAACTGGTGGAGACTCAAAAGAAATCAAAATGCGTTACAACATCGACATTGGTGATTACAACACTCGTGTCTCGCATGCTAGAAACTTTTTAGAGAAGCAAAAAAGAGTTAAACTCAATATCACTTTAAGAGGTAGAGAGATCCAACACTCGTCTTTAGCTAAAGCATTAGCTGATAGGTTCTTAGAGGACTTAATGGAAGTAGGAACCGCTGATGGTGTACCTGATAAAATGACCGGTCGTTCAATAATAGTGTATATTATACCTACGCCTGATAAAGTTAGAATCAAAAAAAGAGATGCTTTATTAGCAAAAAAAGAAATGGGAGAAGAGCAAGATGTTGAAAACCATGCTGAGCTCCAAAATTCATAG
- a CDS encoding aspartate 1-decarboxylase, translated as MLKTMLSSKIHRATVTECDLDYVGSITIDRDLMDAVGLLENEQVQILDITNGNRLTTYVIEGERSSGVIGINGAAAHLVSQGDLVIICSYVQIDEKELKNYKPQILLVDEQNKPQQKFDKELALTRVGAS; from the coding sequence ATGTTGAAAACCATGCTGAGCTCCAAAATTCATAGAGCAACTGTAACTGAATGTGATCTTGACTATGTTGGTAGTATAACTATTGATAGAGATTTGATGGATGCCGTTGGTCTTCTTGAAAATGAACAAGTTCAAATCCTTGATATTACAAATGGCAATCGCTTAACTACTTATGTAATTGAAGGTGAACGTAGCTCTGGTGTCATTGGTATCAATGGTGCTGCTGCTCATTTAGTAAGCCAGGGTGATTTAGTGATCATTTGTTCTTATGTACAAATTGATGAAAAAGAATTAAAGAACTATAAGCCACAGATTTTGCTGGTAGATGAACAGAATAAACCACAACAAAAGTTTGATAAAGAGCTAGCTTTGACTCGTGTAGGCGCGTCGTAG